The Siniperca chuatsi isolate FFG_IHB_CAS linkage group LG12, ASM2008510v1, whole genome shotgun sequence genome has a segment encoding these proteins:
- the vgll3 gene encoding transcription cofactor vestigial-like protein 3, with translation MSCLDVMYHQSYGAHYLPAAAYKATYYNHHHQQQQRKLSVYSKMQECMEQQQQGEGRGMLSRDQGLRQGPTAPGTESGRRSTSSSELKDGTQPAEAEYLSSRCVLFTYFQGDISDVVDEHFSRALSQSSSFNSETKPIRVTQPAVGSWKDGGSLSEGPSSSVWNSTYPSQASSCLPSVSVSVHPDFSSSPVSFSHPDGALWADHMLSQASLPPAATLPDSWTYSLNPQSTSGYPSVHNVYHPHPHPHIHTRHHHPMLHSYPTHSPALDPRFNPLLLPGIRNQNQPTTSTDSSPHSEGVKTEMDPSSNSPITATSVTWTPSALHGSLEVYDSALDQTKAKTSVWF, from the exons ATGAGTTGCCTGGATGTGATGTACCACCAAAGCTATGGAGCGCACTACCTCCCTGCAGCTGCGTACAAGGCGACTTACTATAACCACCATCACCAGCAACAACAG AGGAAGCTGAGTGTTTACAGTAAGATGCAGGAGTGtatggagcagcagcagcaaggagaaggaagagggaTGCTTTCCAGGGATCAGGGCCTCCGACAGGGCCCCACAGCACCAGGAACCGAATCAGGCCGTAGATCTACGTCCAGTTCAGAGCTGAAGGATGGTACTCAACCAGCAGAGGCAGAGTACTTGAGCTCCCGGTGTGTTTTGTTCACCTACTTCCAAGGCGATATCAGTGACGTGGTAGATGAGCACTTCTCCCGGGCTCTCAGTCAGTCCAGCAGCTTCAACAGCGAAACCAAACCAATCAGAGTGACTCAGCCAGCTGTTGGCTCATGGAAAG ATGGTGGGTCTCTCTCTGAGGGTCCGAGCAGCTCAGTGTGGAACAGCACCTATCCATCCCAGGCCAGTTCTTGCCTCCCATCAGTCTCTGTCTCAGTCCACCCAGACTTCTCCTCCAGCCCTGTTTCCTTCAGCCACCCCGATGGAGCTCTGTGGGCCGACCACATGCTCTCTCAGGCCAGCCTCCCGCCTGCGGCTACACTCCCCGATAGCTGGACCTACAGCCTGAACCCCCAGAGCACAAGTGGCTACCCCAGTGTCCACAACGTCTACCAtcctcacccccacccccacatcCACACCCGGCATCACCACCCCATGCTCCATTCATACCCGACCCACAGCCCAGCATTGGATCCCAGGTTTAatcctctgctgctgcctggTATTAGGAACCAGAACCAGCCGACCACCAGCACGGATAGTTCCCCACACAGCGAGGGGGTGAAGACGGAGATGGACCCCAGCAGCAACAGCCCCATCACGGCTACCTCTGTCACCTGGACCCCCTCGGCCCTCCATGGATCCCTGGAGGTGTATGACTCAG CTCTTGATCAGACCAAAGCAAAGACGTCAGTCTGGTTCTAA